Proteins co-encoded in one Coriobacterium glomerans PW2 genomic window:
- the garR gene encoding 2-hydroxy-3-oxopropionate reductase has product MNVGFIGLGIMGKPMAKNIQKAGHTVIAYDHHRESIEEIVAAGGVAAESGREVGERAEVVITMLQNSPNVESALFDEGGAAEGLTKGKCVIDMSSIAPLASRDFAKRLSAIGVDFLDAPVSGGEPKAIDGTIAVMVGGDENVYARYEQLLKTMASSVTLVGGVGAGNITKLANQMIVAVNIAALGEAYSLAKKAGVDPERVYEAIRGGLAGSTVMDQKSEKIFKGDFTPGFRIELHIKDLQNALDTSHGVNVASPFTSLAMEIMQSLKAGGHERDDHSGIAEWYEMVNDLKLQ; this is encoded by the coding sequence ATGAATGTAGGTTTCATCGGTCTTGGAATCATGGGCAAGCCCATGGCGAAAAACATCCAGAAGGCCGGCCATACGGTCATCGCCTACGATCACCACCGGGAAAGCATCGAGGAGATCGTCGCCGCCGGCGGTGTCGCGGCGGAAAGCGGCCGCGAGGTGGGTGAGCGCGCCGAGGTGGTCATCACCATGCTTCAGAATTCGCCGAACGTGGAGAGCGCCCTGTTCGACGAGGGCGGAGCGGCCGAAGGTCTCACAAAGGGCAAATGCGTCATTGACATGAGTTCGATCGCTCCGCTGGCGAGCCGTGATTTCGCAAAGCGGCTATCGGCGATCGGCGTCGATTTTCTTGATGCGCCGGTTTCCGGCGGGGAACCCAAGGCGATCGATGGTACGATCGCGGTGATGGTCGGTGGCGACGAGAACGTGTACGCGCGTTACGAGCAGCTGCTCAAGACCATGGCCTCCTCGGTCACGCTCGTGGGCGGCGTCGGCGCCGGCAATATCACCAAGCTCGCCAATCAGATGATCGTCGCCGTCAACATCGCAGCTCTCGGCGAGGCGTACTCGCTCGCGAAAAAGGCCGGCGTGGATCCCGAGCGAGTTTACGAGGCCATTCGAGGCGGTCTGGCCGGCTCGACGGTCATGGACCAGAAGTCCGAGAAGATCTTCAAGGGCGATTTCACGCCGGGCTTCCGTATCGAGCTGCACATCAAGGATCTGCAAAACGCGCTCGACACCTCTCACGGCGTGAATGTCGCCTCCCCGTTCACCTCGCTTGCCATGGAGATCATGCAATCGCTCAAGGCCGGCGGACACGAGCGCGACGATCATTCGGGTATCGCCGAATGGTACGAGATGGTGAACGACTTGAAGCTTCAGTGA
- a CDS encoding MBL fold metallo-hydrolase: protein MPFRCTKPIPNVVQTITSEPWKIAIDPFQVAPRTYYVAGQRWVGCYLIDTGSGLVLIDTGVQESAHLLVDSIYRLGFDPHDIRVILVSHAHVDHCGGAALMRELTGAKLYMSREDLEFMRTAPEETLALDPRFHAWDFEPDALFHDEDPVELGAVSIRTTLTPGHTIGCTSFRWDVENPVDGARYTVGMHGGVGANTMNDAYYSTSKVLTAKLRERFIADLDRVGSWHVDIALPSHPNQIEILDRAGSYTDEKQPYLDASIWRDFLAERVRQVNEYDEAAIAAMLK, encoded by the coding sequence ATGCCTTTTAGGTGCACAAAGCCGATCCCAAATGTTGTTCAAACGATCACGAGCGAGCCGTGGAAGATCGCCATCGATCCGTTTCAGGTCGCCCCGCGTACCTACTATGTGGCCGGTCAGCGTTGGGTCGGCTGCTATCTGATCGACACGGGCTCTGGGCTCGTGCTGATCGATACTGGGGTCCAGGAGAGCGCTCATCTGCTGGTCGACTCGATCTACAGACTCGGTTTCGATCCTCATGACATTCGAGTGATCCTCGTGTCCCACGCTCACGTCGATCATTGCGGCGGTGCCGCCCTCATGCGCGAGCTCACGGGTGCCAAACTTTATATGTCGCGCGAGGATCTCGAGTTCATGAGGACCGCACCCGAGGAGACCCTTGCGCTCGATCCCAGATTCCATGCATGGGATTTCGAGCCCGATGCGCTGTTTCACGATGAGGATCCCGTCGAGCTCGGAGCAGTCAGCATCCGCACGACGCTCACGCCCGGTCACACGATCGGTTGCACCTCGTTTCGCTGGGATGTGGAGAACCCTGTCGACGGAGCGCGCTACACCGTCGGCATGCACGGCGGCGTCGGCGCCAACACGATGAACGATGCCTACTACTCCACGAGCAAGGTGCTCACGGCAAAGCTCCGGGAGCGCTTCATCGCCGATCTCGATCGCGTCGGTTCCTGGCATGTTGATATCGCGCTGCCGAGCCATCCCAATCAGATCGAGATCCTTGACCGAGCCGGCAGCTACACCGATGAGAAGCAGCCCTACTTGGACGCATCGATCTGGCGCGACTTCCTCGCTGAGCGCGTACGACAGGTAAACGAGTACGATGAAGCGGCCATAGCGGCGATGCTGAAATAG
- a CDS encoding NAD(P)/FAD-dependent oxidoreductase, protein MERFDAVVIGAGVIGCAIARELSRFRLDACVIEKEPDVAFGNSSRNTGMLHAGFTYAPGSLKAICAVEGNREFDHVASELDVAFRRSGKVVVGFTDRDRANILKFMDIGMKNGVEGLKMVDKQQLHDIEPQARGEFALYSPMSGILDPIQYTIALAENAHANGVRFLFRTKVTGLNWCAQTDEGFYRVITNRGVIQSRWIINCAGMYSTDISEMLGITGHVTKGFKGEYYVLDKRAAEGLRTPVYPAPNEKGGFSTHATITVDGNVLVGPDSYITEGREDYATSSAHLAGLVRDGKKMFDNVKQEFFIRTFAGIRWKRVDPITGKVLDFVVERRDEAPQAVNLVGIESPGVTSALPLARRAIDKMREVEDLEEDPAFSPERAGIKRFCDATLAQQRLLVEQDRAYGEIICRCEMVTRAEILAAIHNPLGAHTLASVKNRTRATMGRCQAGYCESRITALIRSELDADARDVCYQHEGSHMFTGDVRGGVR, encoded by the coding sequence GTGGAGCGATTCGATGCCGTGGTTATCGGTGCAGGTGTTATCGGATGTGCGATCGCGCGTGAACTCTCGCGTTTTCGACTGGACGCATGCGTGATCGAAAAGGAGCCAGATGTCGCATTCGGAAACTCCAGCCGAAACACCGGCATGCTGCATGCCGGGTTCACCTACGCCCCCGGATCGCTCAAGGCGATCTGCGCGGTTGAGGGCAATCGGGAGTTCGATCACGTTGCTTCAGAGCTCGATGTCGCATTTCGTCGCAGTGGCAAAGTCGTTGTCGGATTCACCGATCGAGACCGAGCGAACATCCTCAAGTTTATGGATATCGGGATGAAAAACGGTGTAGAGGGCCTAAAGATGGTCGACAAGCAGCAGCTCCATGATATCGAGCCTCAAGCGAGGGGTGAATTCGCACTGTACAGTCCCATGTCGGGAATCCTTGATCCTATTCAATACACGATCGCGCTTGCAGAAAACGCCCATGCGAACGGCGTACGGTTTCTCTTTCGCACAAAGGTCACAGGTCTCAACTGGTGCGCGCAAACAGATGAGGGCTTCTACCGAGTGATCACGAACAGAGGGGTCATTCAGAGTCGATGGATCATAAACTGCGCCGGGATGTACAGTACCGACATTTCGGAGATGCTTGGGATAACGGGGCATGTCACCAAGGGATTTAAAGGCGAGTACTATGTTTTGGACAAGCGAGCCGCCGAGGGCCTGCGCACGCCGGTCTACCCGGCACCGAACGAGAAGGGCGGCTTTTCCACTCATGCCACCATCACAGTGGATGGCAACGTGCTCGTGGGCCCGGACTCCTATATCACCGAGGGACGTGAGGACTATGCAACCTCGAGCGCGCACCTCGCGGGTCTTGTGCGCGACGGCAAAAAGATGTTCGATAACGTTAAACAGGAGTTCTTCATTCGAACATTCGCCGGCATCCGCTGGAAACGCGTCGATCCGATTACAGGCAAAGTGCTGGACTTCGTCGTTGAACGTCGAGATGAAGCACCTCAGGCTGTCAATCTGGTGGGCATCGAGTCTCCAGGAGTGACGAGCGCCCTACCGCTTGCAAGGCGCGCGATAGATAAGATGCGTGAAGTAGAGGACCTCGAGGAGGATCCGGCTTTTTCTCCTGAAAGAGCAGGGATCAAACGTTTTTGCGATGCCACTTTGGCACAGCAGCGGCTTCTGGTTGAGCAAGATCGCGCATATGGCGAGATCATCTGCCGATGCGAGATGGTCACCCGAGCTGAGATACTCGCCGCTATTCATAATCCACTTGGGGCGCACACGCTGGCAAGTGTCAAAAACCGAACTCGTGCGACGATGGGCCGCTGCCAAGCAGGATACTGCGAGAGCAGGATCACGGCGCTCATTCGATCGGAACTCGACGCGGATGCCCGTGATGTTTGCTACCAACATGAGGGTTCGCATATGTTCACGGGAGATGTGCGAGGGGGCGTGCGATGA
- a CDS encoding lactate racemase domain-containing protein yields MHIKKGATVSRLLAGVAIPKMFHARQTFDRTRIAPAEIPTVVHAQLSQDAFRSRILPGSQIAITAGSRGIANVDIITKSIVDFVRECEATPFIVAAMGSHGGATPAGQAAVLAGYGITEQTMGCEIRSSMETVEIGRSECGVPVAIDRNAYESDGIIVSCRLKPHNAFRGSVESGPCKMLTVGLGKQRGAERVHSQGMGLIARNIPSMAKVVLERAPVLFAIPCIENAYDETCHIEAILPEDLLDREPELLRYAFTRMPRLIVGSCDVLIIDEIGKNYSGTGTDPNITGTFSTEFASGGIEVQRTCMLRLSAASHGNALGIGLASAITQRIFDDIDPEAMYPNCITSTVLSSARIPCVLADDREAIQLCLRTCTGIDRARPRVVRIPNSLNIGAIMLSESYYADVRSGRYQHLEALDAPCPLVFDESGDIEPMQV; encoded by the coding sequence ATGCATATCAAAAAGGGCGCGACGGTGTCCCGGCTTCTTGCCGGCGTTGCAATCCCCAAGATGTTCCATGCTCGGCAAACGTTTGATCGAACGAGAATAGCGCCTGCCGAGATCCCCACCGTGGTGCACGCGCAGTTATCGCAGGACGCATTCAGAAGCCGGATCCTGCCCGGCTCGCAGATAGCTATCACGGCGGGAAGTCGCGGCATAGCCAACGTCGATATCATCACGAAATCGATCGTCGATTTTGTGCGCGAATGCGAGGCGACGCCTTTCATCGTCGCGGCCATGGGAAGCCATGGGGGGGCGACGCCAGCCGGACAGGCGGCAGTTCTTGCAGGATACGGCATCACCGAGCAGACCATGGGCTGCGAGATCCGCTCATCCATGGAGACCGTTGAGATCGGTCGCTCCGAGTGCGGCGTCCCCGTAGCGATCGATCGCAACGCCTACGAGTCTGATGGCATTATCGTCTCGTGCCGCCTGAAGCCGCATAATGCCTTCCGTGGCAGCGTAGAGAGCGGGCCGTGCAAGATGCTCACAGTCGGTCTCGGCAAGCAGCGCGGCGCAGAGCGGGTCCACAGCCAAGGTATGGGCCTCATCGCGCGCAACATTCCCAGCATGGCAAAGGTGGTACTCGAACGCGCACCGGTTCTCTTTGCGATTCCGTGCATTGAGAACGCGTACGACGAGACCTGTCACATCGAGGCTATTCTTCCGGAAGATCTGCTCGATCGGGAACCCGAGCTTCTGCGCTACGCGTTTACGCGGATGCCCCGGCTCATCGTTGGATCTTGCGATGTGCTCATCATCGATGAGATCGGAAAGAACTACAGCGGCACGGGCACCGACCCCAATATCACCGGCACGTTCTCGACTGAGTTCGCATCCGGCGGAATCGAGGTCCAGCGGACCTGTATGTTGAGGCTGTCCGCGGCCTCCCATGGCAACGCGCTCGGGATAGGGCTAGCGAGCGCCATCACGCAAAGAATCTTCGATGACATCGATCCCGAGGCGATGTATCCGAACTGCATCACGAGCACCGTCTTGTCTTCCGCTCGGATCCCATGCGTCCTCGCCGATGATCGCGAGGCGATTCAGCTGTGCCTTCGCACATGCACGGGTATCGATCGCGCGAGGCCCCGTGTCGTCAGGATTCCGAACAGCCTGAACATCGGTGCTATCATGTTGTCCGAATCCTATTACGCCGATGTGCGCTCCGGGCGCTATCAGCATCTCGAAGCACTCGATGCCCCGTGCCCGCTTGTCTTCGATGAGTCGGGTGACATAGAGCCCATGCAGGTCTGA
- a CDS encoding DNA-directed RNA polymerase subunit beta — protein MQNATRTPEITATERERLNFGKIPVAMELPNLISVQKQSFDRFMAEGLQEAFRESSPIQSSNHTLEVSFGTHQFSDPVHSVEECREKDMTYQASLLTEVRFTNKETGEIKEQLVFMGDFPMMTEQGTFIINGTERIVVSQLVRSPGVYYSSELDGGHRVYKAQSIPARGAWLEFEVDKRDQLVVSIDRKRKQSATMFLRALGIAVTNDDIIELLGDSEIVKRSIERDVALTREDALIEIYRRLRPGEPPTVESSRSLLEGLLFNPQRYDLARVGRYKMNKKLGLTTDEEVTTLTDEDIVATLRYLLALAAGEPGFKTDDIDHFGNRRVRTVGELVANQFRIGMSRMERVVRERMSSQDIDEITPQSLINIRPIVASIKEFFGSSQLSQFMDQANPLTGLTHKRRLSALGPGGLAGHKSGSSRRTNVPTAVRDVHNSHYSRMCPIETPEGPNIGLIGSLALYARVNEYGFIEAPYRRVQDGRVTDQIDWMTADEEENHIIAPANTPLDPKTGEFVVADASGELKRPHSVVARTRDFDGSFGAPADVPVASVDYMDVSPRQMISVAATLIPFLEHDDAKRTLMGANMQRQAVPLVHPSAPFVGTGMERRAALDSGEVTLAREAGEVVFADASKITVKTETGMDDYVLPKYQRSNQSTCINHRPLVRVGDEVALGQPLADGPSTDHGELALGQNLTVAYMSWEGYNYEDAIVVSERVVADDLLTTINISRHEIDARDTKLGPEEITREVPNLSEDMLANLDEDGIIRIGAEVGPGDILVGKVTPKGESTQTAEERLLKAIFGAKAHDVRDTSLKMPHGAYGRVIDVVRFSRDAGDDLAPGVNEQVRVYVAQRRKIQQGDKIAGRHGNKGVISEILPIEDMPFMADGTPVDVILNPLGVPSRMNVGQLLECHLGWAAASGWDPDDADSERYVPGPFFVSSPVFDGAHEDEIAEVIRRANKNKINFASMRYGKHMRPEFVTQLDARGKTKLTDGRSGEEFREPITVGTSYILKLGHMVDDKIHARSTGPYSLVTQQPLGGKAQFGGQRFGEMEVWALYAYGASNVLQEILTVKSDDTVGRVKTYESIVKGENIPIPGIPESFKVLVKEIRSLALDIEPLHDAQPAATADEAEQEGEASILDDMTGLPELDDADIPADGAEALIGGPVATTTDKE, from the coding sequence GTGCAGAACGCAACACGTACCCCAGAGATCACGGCAACCGAGCGCGAGCGACTCAACTTCGGCAAGATTCCGGTTGCGATGGAGCTTCCGAACCTCATCTCGGTGCAGAAGCAGTCGTTCGATCGATTCATGGCAGAGGGCCTCCAAGAGGCGTTCCGCGAGTCGAGCCCGATTCAGAGTTCGAACCATACACTCGAGGTCAGCTTCGGCACGCATCAGTTCAGCGATCCGGTCCACAGCGTGGAGGAGTGCCGCGAGAAGGACATGACCTATCAGGCCTCGCTTTTGACCGAGGTCCGCTTCACGAACAAGGAGACGGGCGAGATCAAAGAGCAGCTCGTGTTCATGGGCGACTTCCCCATGATGACCGAGCAGGGGACGTTCATCATCAACGGCACCGAGCGCATCGTCGTCTCGCAGCTCGTGCGCAGCCCCGGCGTGTACTACTCTTCTGAGCTTGACGGCGGTCATCGCGTCTACAAGGCGCAATCCATCCCGGCGCGTGGCGCGTGGCTCGAGTTCGAGGTTGACAAGCGCGATCAGCTCGTCGTCTCGATCGACCGCAAACGCAAGCAGAGCGCGACGATGTTTCTGCGCGCGCTCGGCATCGCCGTCACCAACGACGACATCATCGAGCTGCTGGGCGACTCCGAGATCGTGAAGCGCTCGATCGAGCGCGACGTGGCGCTCACGCGCGAGGACGCCCTCATCGAGATCTATCGGCGCCTGCGTCCCGGCGAGCCCCCGACGGTCGAGTCGTCTCGATCGCTGCTCGAGGGTCTGCTGTTCAACCCGCAGCGCTACGATCTGGCGCGCGTCGGACGCTACAAGATGAACAAGAAACTCGGTCTCACCACCGACGAAGAGGTTACGACCCTGACCGACGAGGACATCGTCGCGACGCTGCGCTACCTGCTCGCGCTGGCGGCTGGCGAGCCCGGTTTCAAGACCGACGACATCGACCATTTCGGCAATCGGCGCGTTCGCACGGTCGGTGAACTCGTCGCCAACCAGTTCCGCATAGGCATGAGTCGCATGGAGCGCGTCGTCCGCGAGCGCATGAGCTCGCAGGATATCGACGAGATCACGCCTCAGTCGCTCATCAACATCCGGCCCATCGTGGCATCCATCAAGGAGTTCTTCGGTTCCTCCCAGCTCTCCCAGTTCATGGACCAGGCCAACCCGCTGACCGGCCTCACCCACAAGCGCCGTCTCTCCGCGCTGGGCCCCGGCGGTCTCGCCGGCCACAAGTCCGGCTCGTCGCGCCGCACGAACGTGCCGACCGCGGTGCGCGACGTCCATAACTCGCACTATTCGCGCATGTGCCCCATCGAGACGCCCGAGGGCCCCAACATCGGTCTCATCGGTTCGCTGGCGCTGTACGCCCGGGTGAACGAGTACGGGTTCATCGAGGCTCCGTACCGCCGCGTCCAAGACGGCCGCGTCACCGATCAGATCGACTGGATGACGGCCGATGAGGAGGAGAACCATATCATCGCGCCGGCAAACACGCCGCTTGATCCCAAGACCGGCGAGTTCGTGGTAGCCGATGCGTCCGGCGAGCTCAAGCGACCGCACTCGGTCGTCGCCAGGACCCGCGACTTCGACGGTTCGTTCGGCGCTCCTGCCGATGTTCCGGTCGCCTCGGTCGACTACATGGACGTCTCCCCGCGCCAGATGATCTCGGTGGCCGCCACGCTCATTCCGTTTCTCGAGCACGATGATGCCAAGCGCACGCTCATGGGCGCGAACATGCAGCGCCAGGCTGTGCCCCTCGTGCATCCGAGCGCGCCTTTCGTCGGCACGGGCATGGAGCGTCGAGCCGCGCTCGATTCCGGCGAGGTCACGCTTGCTCGCGAGGCGGGCGAGGTCGTGTTCGCCGACGCATCGAAGATCACGGTGAAGACGGAGACCGGCATGGACGACTACGTCCTGCCGAAGTATCAGCGATCCAATCAATCCACCTGCATCAATCATCGTCCGCTCGTGCGCGTCGGCGACGAGGTCGCACTCGGTCAGCCGCTCGCGGACGGTCCCTCGACCGATCACGGCGAGCTGGCGCTCGGTCAGAACCTCACCGTTGCCTACATGAGCTGGGAGGGTTACAACTACGAGGACGCCATCGTCGTCTCCGAGCGCGTCGTGGCCGACGACCTGCTCACGACGATCAACATCTCCCGCCACGAGATCGATGCGCGCGACACCAAGCTCGGACCCGAGGAGATCACCCGCGAGGTGCCGAACCTGTCGGAGGACATGCTCGCCAACCTCGACGAGGACGGCATCATCCGCATCGGCGCCGAGGTCGGACCCGGCGACATTCTGGTGGGCAAGGTGACTCCCAAGGGCGAGAGCACCCAGACCGCTGAGGAGCGTCTGCTCAAGGCCATCTTCGGAGCGAAGGCGCATGACGTGCGCGACACCTCGCTCAAGATGCCTCACGGCGCCTATGGTCGCGTGATCGACGTGGTCCGCTTCAGCCGCGACGCCGGTGACGATCTGGCCCCCGGTGTGAACGAGCAGGTGCGCGTCTACGTCGCTCAGCGCCGCAAGATCCAGCAGGGCGACAAGATCGCCGGTCGCCATGGCAACAAGGGGGTCATCTCGGAGATCCTGCCGATCGAGGACATGCCCTTCATGGCTGACGGCACGCCGGTCGATGTCATTCTGAACCCGCTCGGTGTGCCCTCGCGTATGAACGTCGGCCAGCTGCTCGAGTGCCATCTCGGTTGGGCGGCCGCCTCGGGCTGGGACCCGGATGACGCGGACTCCGAGCGCTATGTGCCGGGTCCGTTCTTCGTGTCCTCTCCGGTGTTCGACGGTGCGCACGAAGACGAGATCGCCGAGGTCATTCGTCGCGCGAACAAGAATAAGATCAATTTCGCCTCGATGCGCTACGGCAAGCACATGCGTCCCGAGTTCGTGACGCAGCTCGACGCGCGCGGCAAGACCAAGCTCACCGACGGGCGCTCCGGCGAGGAGTTCCGCGAGCCCATCACCGTGGGAACGTCCTACATCCTGAAGCTCGGGCACATGGTCGACGACAAGATTCATGCGCGGTCCACCGGCCCCTACAGTCTGGTGACCCAGCAGCCGCTCGGCGGCAAGGCGCAGTTCGGCGGTCAGCGCTTCGGCGAGATGGAGGTTTGGGCGCTCTACGCCTACGGTGCCTCCAACGTTTTGCAGGAGATTCTGACGGTCAAGTCCGACGACACCGTTGGTCGCGTCAAGACCTACGAGTCGATCGTCAAGGGCGAGAACATCCCCATTCCGGGGATCCCGGAGTCCTTCAAGGTGCTCGTAAAGGAGATTCGCTCGCTTGCCTTGGATATCGAGCCGCTTCACGATGCGCAACCCGCCGCGACGGCCGATGAGGCCGAGCAGGAGGGCGAGGCTTCGATTCTGGATGATATGACCGGGTTGCCCGAACTCGACGACGCCGATATCCCCGCTGATGGGGCCGAGGCTCTCATCGGGGGACCCGTCGCAACCACCACTGATAAGGAGTAG
- a CDS encoding FAD-dependent oxidoreductase translates to MSDRIARRGVIIIGGGPAGLAAAVRLHDLGVNDVLIVEREHRLGGILRQCIHDGFGLTRFKRSLSGPEYAQRFIDDVDDRGIDYLTDATVIDVTADRIVTLVCTAGVMRYGADAIVLAMGCRERTRHALSIPGTRPAGIYTAGVAQTYVNLQNTMPGREAVILGSGDIGMIMARRLTLEGAHVSTVLEILPYASGLPRNVEQCLNDYGISLRLSHTVVEILGDARLEAVKIARVDDRLKPIAGTEEICPCDTLILSVGLIPENELSLGAGVRLDPRTRGPLVDETYQTSVEGVFAAGNVLHVHDLVDFVSMEAERLAKAVVIFLDARKKDHSDRGRRDSVGIIPIIAGSEICYTVPQAVGGHSDFTLSVRARQPLRDCTLSLRTERGCVHRIHFAKMLPAKMVQIAVRAEWIEGAHELHVELSGALSRRMMKSFAPGENQLGPDTEPLQAKPGDASPEGDEVRMLSCIMCPTGCDMRVKVRLNRVVSVSGNSCKRGEQYASSEVSAPVRNIATSVSVEGGELPVVSVRLDKPIPKNKISDVMARIAKLKCTAPVEIGEVLLADVCGTASNVIATKRLAGCQLKKG, encoded by the coding sequence ATGAGCGACCGGATTGCCAGACGAGGCGTGATCATCATTGGAGGCGGTCCGGCGGGGCTCGCGGCTGCTGTAAGGCTTCATGATCTCGGCGTGAACGATGTGCTGATCGTTGAGCGCGAGCATCGGCTCGGTGGGATCCTGCGACAGTGCATCCATGACGGATTTGGGCTGACGAGGTTCAAACGGAGCCTGAGCGGCCCGGAGTACGCTCAGCGTTTCATTGACGATGTCGATGATCGCGGCATCGACTATCTCACTGACGCAACGGTGATAGATGTCACCGCTGACAGGATCGTAACGCTGGTCTGCACCGCTGGTGTCATGCGCTATGGAGCAGATGCGATCGTGCTCGCAATGGGTTGCCGGGAGCGAACCCGACACGCTCTCAGCATTCCGGGTACGCGTCCTGCCGGCATCTACACCGCAGGCGTGGCGCAGACCTATGTGAACCTGCAGAATACGATGCCCGGCAGAGAAGCCGTGATTTTGGGTTCCGGCGATATTGGCATGATCATGGCTCGTCGTTTGACGCTGGAGGGCGCCCACGTGAGCACTGTTCTAGAGATTCTGCCCTATGCAAGCGGTCTACCGCGCAATGTCGAGCAGTGCCTCAATGACTACGGGATTTCGTTGAGGTTGAGCCACACCGTTGTTGAGATACTTGGAGACGCGCGTTTGGAGGCTGTGAAGATAGCCCGAGTCGACGATCGGCTCAAGCCGATCGCTGGAACCGAGGAGATCTGCCCCTGCGATACCCTGATCTTGTCAGTTGGCTTGATCCCTGAAAACGAGCTGTCACTCGGAGCAGGGGTCAGGCTGGATCCGCGTACGAGGGGGCCTCTGGTCGACGAGACCTATCAGACGAGCGTGGAAGGCGTTTTCGCAGCTGGAAATGTATTACACGTGCATGACTTGGTGGATTTCGTGTCCATGGAGGCCGAACGGCTGGCAAAAGCGGTGGTGATCTTTCTGGACGCTCGTAAAAAGGACCATTCCGATCGGGGACGGCGCGACTCCGTGGGAATCATTCCGATTATCGCGGGTTCGGAGATCTGCTATACCGTTCCGCAAGCCGTTGGCGGACATAGCGATTTCACGCTCTCCGTGCGTGCAAGACAGCCGCTGCGCGACTGCACCCTCTCTCTGCGGACGGAAAGAGGATGCGTACACCGAATCCATTTCGCGAAAATGCTGCCCGCAAAGATGGTGCAGATCGCCGTTCGCGCTGAATGGATCGAGGGAGCGCATGAGCTTCACGTGGAGCTATCGGGTGCTTTGTCCCGGCGCATGATGAAATCATTCGCGCCTGGTGAGAACCAGCTTGGGCCCGACACGGAACCGCTGCAGGCAAAGCCAGGCGATGCGTCGCCGGAGGGTGACGAGGTGCGCATGTTGAGTTGCATCATGTGTCCAACGGGCTGCGATATGAGAGTCAAGGTCCGCCTAAACAGAGTCGTTTCCGTCTCGGGCAACTCATGCAAGCGAGGTGAGCAATACGCCAGTTCAGAGGTGAGCGCGCCGGTTCGAAACATCGCCACATCGGTGAGCGTGGAGGGCGGGGAGCTGCCTGTCGTGAGCGTGCGTCTCGACAAGCCGATTCCCAAGAACAAGATCTCAGACGTGATGGCCAGGATCGCAAAGCTGAAATGCACAGCGCCGGTTGAGATCGGCGAAGTCCTTCTTGCCGACGTCTGCGGAACAGCAAGCAATGTCATCGCCACAAAGCGACTCGCTGGCTGTCAGCTGAAGAAGGGATAG